A genomic region of Pyrus communis chromosome 14, drPyrComm1.1, whole genome shotgun sequence contains the following coding sequences:
- the LOC137715768 gene encoding uncharacterized protein: MNRLSLEQVLKENNTRDPNSISTLKLNHKALSDVSCLGEFNNLERLDLSFNNLTSLEGLKSCINLKWLSVANNKLQSLKGIEGLSKLTVLNAGNNKLQAMDEIKSIVGLRAVILNDNEIASICRLEPLRELNTLVLSKNPIRDIGDSLKKVKSITKLSLSHCQLQTIEASLKFCIELKELRLAHNDIKGLPTELALNKKLQNLDLGNNVITRWSDLKIINSLVNLRNLNLQGNPVVEKDKLVKKIKKMLPNLHVFNARPIDKNIKSEKGARADEVNKSTLNAADKQETQTEEPKERDFKHHAMGEAKGGIENASDSDTKKSKRKRKGSKDNVSNNDVVVEGDEKRDSVKKKNRIHHMQNEDDPGNLENAGHFEKALQQKKQKKSPADTEDNAEVGKKPEKSKGRKGELDVIDDADTPFLELFSVDAEVASEKKVNDKVRDLGGLVTFPSKSKKAKNRPSTGSTLHPSPVDEIGTGGPSTWGDD, from the exons ATGAATCGTCTGAGCTTGGAGCAGGTGCTCAAGGAAAACAACACCCGCGACCCCAACTCCATTTCAACCCTCAAGCTCAATCACAAGGCTCTCTCCGAC GTTTCGTGCTTGGGCGAGTTCAACAACTTGGAGAGGCTCGACCTCAGCTTCAACAATCTCACTTCTCTCGAG GGGTTGAAGTCATGTATCAATTTAAAATGGTTATCCGTTGCGAATAATAAACTGCAGAGCCTCAAAGGAATTGAGGGACTTTCTAAGCTCACT GTGTTAAATGCTGGCAACAATAAACTTCAGGCGATGGATGAGATCAAATCTATTGTGGGCTTACGTGCAGTAATTTTGAATG ATAATGAGATTGCTTCAATTTGCAGACTTGAACCGTTGAGAGAACTAAACACTCTTG TTCTTTCTAAAAATCCGATCCGTGACATTGGTGATTCTCTGAAGAAGGTGAAATCTATCACAAAG CTTTCTCTATCTCACTGCCAACTTCAGACTATAGAGGCTTCACTCAAGTTCTGTATTGAACTGAAAGAGCTCCGTCTTGCTCATAATGATATTAAG GGTCTCCCAACCGAGTTGGCTCTTAATAAGAAACTCCAGAATTTGGACTTGGGTAATAATGTGATCACAAGATGGTCAGATCTGAAG ATAATCAATTCATTGGTAAATCTGAGGAATCTCAATCTGCAAGGAAACCCTGTTGTTGAAAAGGATAAATTAGTAAAGAAG ATTAAAAAGATGTTGCCGAACCTCCATGTATTCAACGCAAGACCTATAGATAAAAACATCAAGAGTGAAAAGGGCGCTAGAGCTGATGAAGTTAATAAGTCTACACTTAATGCTGCTGACAAGCAAGAAACTCAAACAGAAGAGCCAAAGGAGAGAGACTTCAAACATCATGCAATGGGTGAAGCTAAGGGTGGTATTGAAAATGCTAGTGATTCTGATACAAAGAAATCGAAACGGAAAAGGAAGGGATCAAAAGACAATGTCTCAAACAATGACGTTGTTGTCGAGGGGGATGAAAAAAGAGATTCTGTCAAGAAAAAGAACCGCATACATCATATGCAAAATGAAGATGATCCTGGTAATCTGGAGAATGCTGGGCATTTTGAGAAAGCATTGCAACAGAAGAAGCAGAAAAAGAGTCCAGCCGACACAGAAGATAATGCTGAGGTTGGAAAGAAACCAGAGAAATCCAAGGGGAGAAAAGGTGAACTTGATGTTATTGATGATGCAGATACACCGTTTTTGGAGCTTTTTTCTGTTGATGCTGAGGTTGCTAGTGAGAAAAAGGTTAATGACAAGGTTAGGGACTTGGGTGGCTTAGTAACCTTCCCTTCTAAGAgtaaaaaagctaaaaaccgtcCCTCCACAGGTTCTACACTGCATCCGTCGCCTGTTGATGAAATTGGAACAGGTGGGCCATCGACATGGGGTGATGATTAA
- the LOC137714381 gene encoding uncharacterized protein, whose translation MLILSPKGNFLKGPRRFIYDSRWGKKLECREIITNAWRKSVEGSLAFKDHWEVVGDDIIRTVQAFHHSGRLLQKVNHTHIVLIPKVKALRKMTELRPISLCNVVYKIIAKVLTNRLKNVMDRGVEGKEGQMAVKLDMAKAYDQVEWSFLIEVIRKTLSAYIRKNEMERQISGVRVAPGANAISHLSFVDDSMVFCKADETEVDFGHSKKAVFESVRHGIESCIDGWAEQFLSPAGKEILIKSVAMAMPNHAMACFKLPVTTCKEMERVIAQFW comes from the exons ATGCTAATTTTGTCTCCCAAAGGGAACTTTCTGAAAGGGCCACGGCGTTTCATTTATGATTCTAGATGGGGGAAGAAGCTGGAATGTCGAGAGATTATCACGAATGCTTGGAGGAAATCGGTGGAGGGTTCATTAGCGTTTAAG GATCATTGGGAGGTGGTGGGGGACGATATTATCCGGACGGTGCAGGCTTTTCACCACTCGGGGAGGTTGTTACAGAAGGTTAATCATACCCATATTGTCTTAATACCGAAGGTGAAGGCTCTGCGAAAGATGACAGAACTTAGGCCAATCTCGTTATGTAATGTTGTGTATAAGATAATTGCTAAAGTTCTAACAAATAGGTTGAAGAATGTGATGGACCGG GGTGTGGAGGGCAAGGAGGGTCAAATGGCGGTCAAATTAGATATGGCAAAAGCATATGATCAAGTGGAATGGAGTTTCCTGATTGAGGTTATAAGAA AAACTCTATCAGCTTATATTCGAAAAAATGAAATGGAAAGGCAGATTAGCGGGGTGCGAGTGGCGCCTGGAGCAAATGCCATCTCTCATTTGTCTTTCGTGGATGATTCGATGGTGTTTTGCAAAGCAGATGAGACGGAG GTAGATTTTGGACATTCGAAGAAGGCAGTATTTGAATCGGTACGACATGGCATTGAAAGTTGCATAGATGGGTGGGCGGAGCAATTTTTGTCGCCGGCAGGGAAGGAAATATTGATTAAATCAGTGGCAATGGCGATGCCGAATCATGCTATGGCGTGTTTTAAATTGCCAGTGACCACGTGTAAAGAGATGGAGCGAGTCATTGCTCAGTTTTGGTGA